Proteins encoded by one window of Vicinamibacterales bacterium:
- a CDS encoding rhodanese-like domain-containing protein translates to MSTTAVLFALAAAASGRLITPAELASRLQEPGIVVLHVEDRNGDFAAGHVPGARAVRYTQFAVDGPDGLGSELPPLDVLRAVFETAGVSTVSQVIVYGSAIGATRAFFTLDYLGHPDVRVLNGGLAAWKAEGRPVQVGAGTASTRGSLAALTERPDVVVTADWLIARLGSAAMTLVDARPDAEFTGADGGMGGMHPAGHLAGARQLVWTDLVSRTGQFLADDVMRTRLAAAGATAGRPVVSYCMIGMRASVIYFVARHLGFDARMYDGSIVDWGRRRLPVRPGRQ, encoded by the coding sequence GTGTCGACAACAGCCGTGCTCTTCGCCCTCGCGGCCGCCGCGTCCGGCCGTCTGATCACACCCGCCGAGCTCGCCTCGCGGCTGCAGGAGCCGGGCATCGTCGTGCTCCACGTGGAGGACCGGAACGGCGACTTCGCGGCCGGCCACGTGCCCGGAGCCCGCGCCGTCCGCTACACCCAGTTCGCGGTCGACGGGCCCGACGGCCTCGGCTCGGAGTTGCCGCCGCTGGACGTCCTGCGTGCGGTCTTCGAAACGGCGGGCGTCTCGACGGTCTCGCAGGTGATCGTCTACGGCTCGGCCATCGGCGCCACGCGCGCGTTCTTCACGCTCGACTACCTTGGCCATCCCGACGTCCGCGTGCTGAACGGCGGGCTCGCGGCATGGAAAGCCGAAGGGCGGCCCGTCCAGGTGGGCGCGGGTACGGCGTCGACGCGCGGCTCGCTCGCGGCGCTGACCGAGCGTCCGGACGTGGTGGTCACGGCGGACTGGTTGATCGCCCGCCTCGGATCGGCGGCCATGACCCTCGTGGACGCGCGGCCCGATGCGGAATTCACGGGTGCGGACGGCGGCATGGGCGGGATGCACCCGGCCGGTCACCTGGCCGGCGCCCGTCAGCTCGTGTGGACGGACCTCGTCTCGCGGACCGGCCAGTTCCTGGCCGACGACGTGATGCGGACCAGGCTGGCCGCCGCCGGCGCCACCGCCGGACGGCCCGTCGTGTCCTACTGCATGATCGGCATGCGCGCGTCGGTCATCTACTTCGTCGCCCGCCATCTGGGCTTCGACGCGAGGATGTACGACGGCTCGATCGTGGACTGGGGCCGGCGCAGGCTGCCCGTCCGACCCGGCCGCCAGTGA
- a CDS encoding VWA domain-containing protein has product MRHAPHWIAWPAAVAALVLVARVPGLHGQEGFKFKSGVELVNVNVTVTDRAGRFVSGLTQDDFVVYDDGRAQGITHFSAERVPVSLGIALDTSGSMAGDKIDQARAALDRFLLELLTPEDEVFLFRFGASPELVQDWTSNKEQVSRRLARVNPNGGTAMYDAVAESVPVAQQGQHQKKAILVVSDGNDTNSRTSVSELKQMIRQTEVLVYAVGIDGHAETTFGGGRGTPPVIRQPPPRMPFPFPRGGGGRGSPWPGGGFPGGGTSGRGGGRVYGNAGNDDRVNVSALREITDDSGGRTEIVRDARDLDPATENIADELSQQYYIGYPAPDHRDGGWHSIRVEVSRPGYTVRARRGYTATR; this is encoded by the coding sequence ATGCGCCACGCGCCCCATTGGATCGCCTGGCCAGCCGCGGTCGCGGCCCTGGTGCTCGTCGCCCGCGTGCCCGGTCTCCATGGGCAGGAGGGCTTCAAGTTCAAGAGCGGCGTCGAACTCGTGAACGTGAACGTCACGGTCACGGACCGCGCGGGCCGCTTCGTCTCGGGACTGACGCAGGACGACTTCGTGGTGTACGACGACGGCCGGGCGCAGGGCATCACGCACTTCAGCGCCGAGCGCGTGCCCGTCAGCCTCGGCATCGCGCTCGACACCAGCGGCAGCATGGCTGGTGACAAGATCGACCAGGCCCGGGCCGCGCTCGACCGCTTCCTGCTGGAGCTGCTGACGCCCGAGGACGAGGTGTTCCTCTTCCGTTTCGGAGCCAGCCCGGAGCTGGTCCAGGACTGGACGTCGAACAAGGAGCAGGTCAGCCGCCGGCTCGCGCGGGTCAACCCGAACGGCGGCACCGCGATGTACGACGCGGTGGCCGAGTCGGTACCCGTGGCGCAGCAGGGTCAGCACCAGAAGAAGGCCATCCTCGTCGTCTCCGACGGCAACGACACCAACAGCCGCACGTCGGTATCCGAACTGAAGCAGATGATCCGGCAGACCGAAGTGCTGGTCTACGCCGTGGGGATCGACGGCCACGCCGAGACGACCTTTGGCGGCGGCCGCGGCACGCCGCCCGTCATCCGGCAGCCACCGCCCCGGATGCCGTTCCCGTTTCCACGCGGCGGCGGCGGACGCGGCAGCCCGTGGCCCGGGGGCGGCTTCCCCGGCGGCGGCACGTCCGGCCGCGGCGGCGGACGCGTCTATGGCAACGCCGGCAACGACGACCGCGTGAACGTCAGCGCCCTTCGGGAAATCACGGACGACAGCGGTGGACGCACCGAGATCGTCCGCGACGCGCGCGATCTGGATCCGGCCACCGAGAACATCGCCGACGAGTTGAGCCAGCAGTACTACATCGGCTATCCCGCCCCGGACCACCGCGATGGCGGCTGGCACAGCATCAGGGTCGAAGTGAGCCGACCGGGATATACGGTGCGCGCCCGCCGCGGGTACACCGCCACCCGCTGA
- a CDS encoding permease prefix domain 1-containing protein, with protein MWRRLRAFLRGGRLDRELHAEVRFHLEMEARENERRGMDPETARFEALKSFGAMARHVEETRDARGLVWLRDFAQDLRHAGRALAKSPGFTLVAVVTLGLGIGANTAIFSAINGVLLRSLPYANGDRLVLVEQSAPLANRANVGVSVKELYDF; from the coding sequence ATGTGGCGACGACTCAGGGCGTTCCTGCGCGGCGGGCGGCTGGACCGCGAGCTGCACGCCGAGGTGCGCTTCCACCTCGAAATGGAGGCGCGCGAGAACGAACGCCGGGGCATGGACCCCGAGACCGCCCGGTTCGAGGCGCTCAAGAGCTTTGGCGCCATGGCCAGGCACGTCGAGGAGACGCGCGACGCGCGCGGGCTCGTGTGGCTGCGCGACTTCGCCCAGGACCTCCGCCATGCCGGGCGGGCGCTGGCCAAAAGCCCCGGCTTCACGCTCGTCGCCGTCGTCACGCTCGGCCTGGGGATCGGCGCGAACACGGCCATCTTCAGCGCCATCAACGGGGTGCTGCTGCGCTCTCTGCCGTACGCGAACGGCGATCGCCTGGTCCTCGTCGAGCAGTCGGCGCCGCTCGCGAACCGCGCCAACGTCGGCGTGTCGGTGAAGGAGCTCTACGACTTCTGA
- a CDS encoding 5'-3' exonuclease H3TH domain-containing protein — protein MPDPRSLFLIDGSNQMYRAYHAIRGLTGPDGRSTNAVYGFVTMLRKLLTDHPPDLIAASFDLPTATFRDAIAADYKANRAPMPGDLAEQIPWVHEACQAMGVPILTHEGYEADDVIGTLARQAAEAGYDVAIVTGDKDFFQLVGGRIRVYNPKDDGAWFDAEGVKAKFGVAPEQVVDVLALMGDTSDNVKGVPGIGEKGARDLIAGFGSLDALLASAAEVKAKKQREALLAHADDARQSRELVTIHTDVPVTFDPAALAYQGASRERCYTLFSTLGFRTLVTEFAPTAASVRKDYAVVESVDEVAALADAIRARGRMALHVLADGDAGMRADMAGLVIATDARMARFLPFGAPSLVSEGGLDRDAVLAALTGVLEDPAIAKIGHDLKFAVVMLARYGITLAGLDLDTMLAAYLLDASRSSQDLEPLALEQLGYRARLADDVRGKGAKAVPFTSVAPAQVLDYAGERADLAWQLA, from the coding sequence ATGCCCGATCCGCGGTCGCTCTTCCTCATCGACGGCAGCAACCAGATGTACCGCGCGTATCACGCGATCCGCGGGCTGACCGGGCCTGACGGCCGCTCGACCAACGCCGTGTACGGCTTCGTCACGATGCTGCGGAAGCTGCTGACGGACCATCCGCCGGACCTCATCGCCGCCTCGTTCGACCTCCCCACGGCCACCTTTCGCGATGCGATCGCCGCCGACTACAAGGCCAACCGCGCGCCGATGCCCGGCGACCTCGCCGAGCAGATTCCCTGGGTACACGAAGCCTGCCAGGCGATGGGCGTGCCGATCCTCACGCATGAGGGCTACGAAGCCGACGACGTCATCGGCACGCTCGCGCGCCAGGCGGCCGAGGCCGGCTACGACGTGGCGATCGTGACCGGCGACAAGGACTTCTTCCAGCTCGTCGGGGGGCGAATCCGCGTCTACAACCCGAAGGACGACGGGGCGTGGTTCGACGCGGAGGGCGTGAAGGCGAAGTTCGGCGTGGCGCCGGAGCAGGTCGTCGACGTGCTGGCGCTGATGGGCGACACGAGCGACAACGTGAAGGGCGTACCCGGCATCGGCGAGAAGGGCGCGCGGGACCTCATCGCCGGGTTCGGCTCGCTCGACGCGCTGCTGGCCTCGGCGGCCGAGGTGAAGGCCAAGAAGCAGCGGGAAGCGCTCCTCGCCCACGCCGACGACGCGCGGCAGAGCCGCGAGCTCGTCACGATCCACACCGACGTGCCCGTCACCTTCGACCCGGCAGCCCTCGCGTACCAGGGGGCGTCGCGGGAGCGGTGCTACACGCTCTTCTCGACGCTGGGGTTCCGGACGCTGGTGACCGAGTTCGCCCCCACCGCGGCGTCGGTCCGGAAGGACTACGCGGTCGTCGAGTCCGTCGACGAGGTGGCGGCGCTGGCCGATGCGATCCGCGCCCGCGGCCGGATGGCCCTCCACGTGCTGGCCGACGGCGACGCCGGGATGCGGGCGGACATGGCCGGGCTCGTCATCGCCACCGATGCACGCATGGCGCGCTTCCTGCCGTTCGGCGCGCCTTCGCTCGTGAGCGAGGGTGGCCTGGATCGCGACGCGGTACTCGCCGCGCTCACCGGCGTCCTCGAGGATCCGGCCATCGCGAAGATCGGCCACGACCTGAAGTTCGCGGTCGTGATGCTGGCCCGGTACGGCATCACGCTCGCCGGACTGGATCTGGACACGATGCTGGCCGCCTACCTGCTGGACGCCTCCCGATCCAGCCAGGACCTGGAGCCGCTGGCGCTGGAGCAGCTCGGCTACCGCGCCCGGTTGGCCGACGACGTGCGGGGCAAGGGCGCCAAGGCCGTGCCGTTCACGTCGGTCGCTCCGGCCCAGGTGCTCGACTACGCGGGAGAACGCGCGGACCTCGCGTGGCAGCTCGCCG
- a CDS encoding ABC transporter permease: protein MTDLVEFHEMSFDLLRRGEPDRVATGVVSHDFFAVLGIRPLIGRTFQEGDDDPGAAPVIVLGYDYWQTKFGGDRGIVGQTFEMNDRPHTVVGVLPDVPHYPNPVDLYMPTSACPFRAAAESQSARNRRAFSGLRVFGRIAPGSSSERASADVGAVAERLRLEHEADYRPLPGYRASTRPVLTALTADARPILWLLLGATGLVLLLACANVANLTLARLLGRHRELAMRAALGANRGRLVRQLLAESTLLSAVAAVAGLVFAWSTLGLLTRFIGRFTDRIDAITLDTRVLAFTLGVAVLSGLVFGTLPALATRVNVMASLKQGSLGSGTSRGQRRLQRLMVVAQVALSVVLLVGAGLLLASVLRLQNVDAGYRGDRVLTANIAGNFSRYPDAPAQLRLYEPLVDRLSVTPGIEAAAITNAVPLVPQNPGRTPFDIEGRTVDPAQRPTGDVNIASPQYFEVLGIPLVAGRPFAALDHRDAPKVVIVNQAMRRYWDGADPVGSRISFDNGDTWLTVVGVVGDVRQYGLDRDVIPELYVPLSQMPFGLGARVLVRGPGDPATLAGVVREAVHALDPDMPVEDVQTMEQVRRATLATPRLTALLLWIFAGVAVAVTLAGVTGVIATSVSERTREFGVRMALGAPRVSVLAMVLEQGVLLVVAGLVLGLAGAAAFGRVLGAYLFETTPGDPLVLAGVAVVFVAAGVTACLGPARRATAIDPLVALRTE, encoded by the coding sequence GTGACGGACCTGGTCGAGTTCCATGAGATGAGCTTCGATCTCCTGCGTCGCGGCGAGCCCGACCGCGTGGCCACGGGCGTGGTGTCCCACGACTTCTTCGCCGTCCTGGGAATCCGGCCCCTCATCGGGCGCACGTTCCAGGAGGGGGACGACGACCCGGGCGCCGCGCCCGTGATCGTCCTCGGCTACGACTACTGGCAGACGAAGTTCGGCGGCGACCGCGGCATCGTCGGCCAGACCTTCGAGATGAACGACCGGCCGCACACCGTCGTCGGCGTGCTGCCCGACGTCCCTCACTACCCGAACCCGGTGGATCTGTACATGCCGACGTCGGCCTGCCCCTTCCGGGCGGCCGCCGAGTCGCAGAGCGCCAGGAACCGGCGGGCGTTCTCGGGCCTGCGCGTGTTCGGCCGGATCGCCCCGGGCAGTTCGTCCGAGCGAGCCAGCGCCGACGTCGGCGCCGTGGCGGAACGGCTGCGCCTGGAGCACGAGGCCGACTACCGACCGCTCCCCGGCTACCGTGCGTCCACGCGCCCGGTGCTCACGGCCCTGACCGCCGACGCCCGGCCAATCCTGTGGCTGCTGCTCGGCGCCACGGGCCTCGTGCTGCTCCTGGCCTGCGCGAACGTCGCGAACCTGACGTTGGCCCGGCTCCTCGGACGCCATCGCGAGCTCGCGATGCGGGCGGCGCTCGGGGCGAACCGCGGACGGCTGGTGCGCCAGCTCCTGGCCGAGAGCACGCTCCTCTCGGCCGTGGCGGCGGTGGCGGGACTGGTGTTCGCCTGGAGCACCCTGGGCCTGCTCACGCGCTTCATCGGTCGGTTCACCGATCGCATCGACGCCATCACGCTGGACACACGCGTCCTGGCCTTCACCCTCGGCGTGGCCGTGCTGAGCGGCCTCGTCTTCGGCACGCTTCCGGCCCTGGCGACGCGCGTGAACGTCATGGCGTCGCTGAAGCAGGGCAGCCTGGGCAGCGGGACGTCGCGGGGACAGCGGCGCCTGCAGCGGCTGATGGTCGTTGCGCAGGTGGCGCTCTCGGTCGTCCTCCTGGTCGGCGCCGGACTGCTGCTGGCCAGCGTGCTTCGCCTGCAGAACGTCGATGCGGGTTATCGCGGCGACCGCGTCCTCACGGCCAACATCGCCGGCAACTTCTCCCGCTATCCCGACGCGCCGGCCCAGCTTCGCCTGTACGAGCCCCTGGTGGACCGGCTGTCGGTCACCCCCGGCATCGAGGCGGCCGCCATCACCAACGCCGTGCCGCTCGTGCCGCAGAATCCCGGGCGGACGCCGTTCGACATCGAGGGGCGGACGGTGGATCCCGCCCAGCGGCCGACGGGCGACGTGAACATCGCCTCGCCGCAGTACTTCGAGGTGCTGGGTATTCCCCTGGTCGCCGGACGGCCGTTCGCCGCGCTGGATCACCGCGACGCGCCGAAGGTCGTGATCGTGAACCAGGCCATGCGTCGCTACTGGGACGGCGCGGACCCCGTGGGCAGCCGCATCTCCTTCGACAACGGCGATACCTGGCTCACCGTGGTCGGGGTCGTCGGCGACGTGCGGCAGTACGGGCTCGATCGCGACGTCATTCCCGAGCTCTATGTGCCCCTGTCCCAGATGCCCTTCGGGCTCGGCGCCCGCGTCCTGGTGCGGGGGCCTGGCGATCCCGCGACGCTGGCCGGGGTGGTGCGCGAGGCCGTCCATGCGCTCGATCCCGACATGCCCGTCGAGGACGTGCAGACGATGGAGCAGGTGCGCCGCGCGACGCTGGCGACGCCGCGGCTCACGGCGCTGCTCCTGTGGATCTTCGCCGGGGTGGCCGTGGCCGTCACGCTGGCGGGAGTGACGGGCGTGATCGCGACCAGCGTGTCCGAGCGCACGCGGGAATTCGGCGTCCGGATGGCGCTGGGAGCGCCGCGCGTCTCGGTGCTCGCCATGGTGCTGGAGCAGGGGGTGCTCCTGGTCGTCGCCGGGCTCGTCCTGGGCCTTGCAGGGGCGGCGGCGTTTGGCCGGGTGCTCGGGGCCTATCTGTTCGAGACCACGCCCGGCGATCCGCTCGTGCTGGCCGGCGTGGCCGTGGTGTTCGTCGCGGCCGGCGTGACCGCCTGCCTCGGTCCGGCGCGGCGGGCCACCGCCATCGACCCCCTGGTGGCGCTGCGCACCGAGTGA
- a CDS encoding DsrE family protein — protein sequence MRPRLLAVAAVITASALAALSSLAAVGVALVPTRAAAQPAGPTKGPLIADFGPAWAVANPGMATPMLQELKIRFDVSATPDDAAVLNPRLETAARFLNMHTKAGVSPERLKVAIVVHGRAAKDVLNNEAYKRRHHIDNPNAALLAALASAGVRVLLCGQTAGSQGIAATDMAPSVQMALSAMTAHLVLNGEGYVLNPF from the coding sequence ATGCGCCCCCGACTCCTTGCCGTGGCCGCCGTGATCACGGCGTCAGCCCTCGCCGCGCTCTCCTCGCTGGCCGCCGTCGGCGTCGCCCTCGTGCCGACGCGGGCCGCGGCGCAGCCAGCTGGCCCCACCAAGGGCCCCCTCATCGCGGATTTCGGTCCGGCCTGGGCCGTCGCGAATCCCGGCATGGCCACGCCCATGCTGCAGGAGCTGAAGATCCGGTTCGACGTATCGGCAACGCCCGACGACGCGGCGGTCCTGAATCCCCGCCTGGAGACCGCGGCCCGCTTCCTCAACATGCACACGAAAGCCGGCGTCTCGCCCGAGCGCCTCAAGGTGGCCATCGTCGTGCACGGACGCGCGGCCAAGGACGTCCTCAACAACGAGGCGTACAAGCGCCGGCACCACATCGACAACCCGAATGCCGCCCTTCTCGCGGCGCTCGCCAGCGCCGGTGTCCGTGTGCTGCTGTGCGGCCAGACCGCGGGCAGCCAGGGCATCGCCGCGACGGACATGGCGCCCTCGGTGCAGATGGCGCTCTCGGCGATGACCGCGCACCTGGTGCTGAACGGCGAGGGCTACGTCCTGAACCCGTTCTAG
- a CDS encoding BON domain-containing protein, protein MITRLSIPTLVLVLSLGSTSFAQDRRDYQVFQDISSQINRYTQFTIFDSVDVAITDGHVALSGWVTMPYKRTDIERRVAKVDGVKSVRNDIKVTPVSQFDDELRFRIARAIYGHSSFWNYAAMANPPIHIVVVNGRVTLTGVVNNNVERVLARSLATGFGSFEVKNDLKTDEEVRASLEKLAN, encoded by the coding sequence ATGATTACGCGTCTCAGCATTCCGACCCTGGTGCTGGTCCTCAGCCTCGGCAGCACGAGCTTCGCGCAGGATCGCCGCGACTACCAGGTCTTCCAGGACATCTCCAGCCAGATCAACCGCTATACCCAGTTCACGATCTTCGACAGCGTCGATGTGGCCATCACGGACGGTCACGTGGCGCTGAGCGGCTGGGTGACGATGCCGTACAAGCGCACCGACATCGAGCGCCGCGTCGCGAAGGTGGACGGCGTGAAGTCGGTGCGGAACGACATCAAGGTGACGCCGGTCTCGCAGTTCGACGACGAGCTGCGCTTCCGCATCGCCCGGGCCATTTACGGACACTCGTCGTTCTGGAACTACGCCGCGATGGCGAACCCGCCCATCCACATCGTCGTCGTGAACGGGCGCGTCACCCTCACCGGCGTGGTCAACAACAACGTGGAACGCGTGCTGGCGCGCTCGCTGGCGACGGGCTTCGGGTCCTTCGAGGTCAAGAACGATCTCAAGACGGACGAAGAAGTCAGGGCCTCGCTGGAGAAGCTGGCGAACTGA
- a CDS encoding glucose 1-dehydrogenase — MTSQGMFADQVVVVTGASSGIGRAAALAFSREGASVVLVARDGAALDAAAAEASGPTLAVPADVTADDTPSRVVTAAVERFGGVDVLVNAAGIIGTASTDQTPDELFDRMFAINVRAPFRLMREAFPQLKARRGNVVNVSSVNGLRAFAGVAVYCSSKAALDHLTRCAALDWAPHGVRVNCVNPGVTVTNLHTRGGMDATRYAAFLERAKETHPLGRPGRADEIADAVLFVASSKAGWMTGDTIAVDGGRHLTCLR, encoded by the coding sequence ATGACGAGCCAGGGAATGTTCGCGGATCAGGTGGTGGTGGTGACGGGAGCCAGCTCGGGCATCGGCCGCGCGGCGGCGCTCGCCTTCTCGCGCGAGGGCGCCTCGGTGGTCCTGGTGGCCCGGGATGGCGCGGCGCTCGACGCGGCGGCTGCCGAGGCCTCGGGCCCGACCCTGGCCGTGCCGGCCGACGTCACGGCGGACGACACGCCGTCGCGGGTCGTGACGGCGGCCGTCGAGCGCTTCGGCGGCGTGGACGTGCTGGTGAACGCCGCCGGCATCATCGGGACCGCCAGCACCGACCAGACGCCGGACGAACTCTTCGACCGCATGTTCGCCATCAACGTCCGCGCGCCGTTCCGCCTCATGCGCGAGGCGTTCCCGCAGCTGAAAGCCCGGCGCGGCAACGTCGTGAACGTGTCCAGCGTGAACGGGCTTCGCGCGTTCGCGGGTGTCGCCGTCTACTGCTCGAGCAAGGCCGCGCTCGACCACCTCACGCGCTGCGCGGCCCTCGATTGGGCGCCGCACGGCGTGCGCGTCAACTGCGTGAACCCCGGCGTGACGGTCACCAACCTGCACACGCGGGGCGGCATGGACGCCACGCGCTACGCGGCATTCCTCGAGCGGGCGAAGGAGACGCATCCCCTCGGGCGGCCGGGCCGGGCCGACGAGATCGCCGATGCGGTGCTCTTCGTGGCGTCCAGCAAGGCCGGGTGGATGACCGGCGACACCATCGCCGTGGACGGCGGACGCCACCTGACCTGCCTGCGATAG
- a CDS encoding PadR family transcriptional regulator: MPPKSLDLLQGTLDLLILRTLALGPMHGWGISQRIQQISEDVLRVNQGSLYPALQRLETAGWIDAEWGASEANRQAKFYRLTKSGQKRLREEEQAWRRMTAAVARILAAES, encoded by the coding sequence ATGCCCCCGAAGTCGCTCGATCTCCTGCAGGGCACGCTGGACCTGCTGATCCTCCGCACGCTGGCCCTGGGGCCGATGCACGGCTGGGGCATCTCGCAGCGCATCCAGCAGATCTCCGAGGACGTGCTCCGCGTGAACCAGGGGTCGCTCTACCCGGCGCTGCAGCGCCTCGAGACGGCCGGCTGGATCGACGCCGAATGGGGCGCGTCGGAGGCGAATCGCCAGGCGAAGTTCTACCGGCTGACGAAGTCGGGCCAGAAGCGCCTTCGCGAGGAAGAGCAGGCCTGGCGCCGGATGACGGCCGCCGTCGCACGCATCCTGGCCGCGGAGTCCTGA
- a CDS encoding FxLYD domain-containing protein: MDTMLLGVTVVALLVAAASSTVAWRLFRADRARHASRVAALAAAAGLDSARPESHEAAGPASPEPGALDEFVAAGPTRGPDASALADGIIPTGAIFTRPGVDSGSSNRQHRLLGAAAVFALLVTGVAGALVVSGRTPGAGPSLRVTPLELVALGHQRADGALAISGLVRNPDAAPSLPAVDAEVRVFDAAGILIATRSVALGAVPLAAGQEAPFAVTLGDLPTAARYRVSFSSGGAMLPHVDRRTNLPAAVTADAR; the protein is encoded by the coding sequence ATGGACACGATGCTCCTGGGGGTGACGGTGGTGGCGCTGCTCGTGGCGGCGGCTTCGTCCACGGTCGCATGGCGCCTCTTCCGGGCCGACCGGGCCCGGCACGCCAGCCGGGTCGCGGCGCTCGCTGCGGCCGCTGGCCTCGACAGCGCCAGGCCCGAATCCCATGAGGCGGCGGGGCCCGCCTCACCAGAGCCCGGGGCCCTCGACGAATTCGTGGCGGCCGGCCCGACACGAGGCCCCGACGCCTCCGCCCTGGCGGATGGCATCATCCCCACGGGCGCCATCTTCACCCGTCCCGGCGTGGACTCCGGCTCGTCGAACCGTCAGCACCGGCTGCTGGGGGCTGCCGCGGTGTTCGCGCTGCTCGTGACGGGCGTGGCCGGCGCGCTCGTCGTGAGCGGCCGGACACCGGGCGCCGGACCGTCGCTGCGCGTCACCCCGCTCGAGCTCGTGGCGCTCGGCCACCAGCGCGCGGACGGCGCCCTGGCCATCTCCGGGCTGGTCCGCAATCCCGACGCCGCCCCGAGCCTGCCCGCCGTCGACGCCGAGGTCCGGGTGTTCGACGCCGCCGGCATCCTGATCGCCACCCGATCGGTCGCGCTCGGCGCCGTCCCGCTCGCCGCGGGTCAGGAGGCGCCGTTCGCCGTCACGCTCGGCGACCTGCCGACCGCCGCCCGTTACCGCGTCAGCTTCAGTTCGGGCGGCGCGATGCTGCCCCATGTGGACCGGCGCACGAACCTCCCGGCCGCCGTCACGGCCGACGCGAGGTGA
- a CDS encoding energy transducer TonB encodes MPPPASTEFYSLREIAQAADVAESVVLDLAARGSLQTASGLQDGAPLETLVSERAAIDAVRALSAGEPVGDHARSVLAVAPTTGRDTGTSLAVSTGLHGLVVLLAAAVASLGWSMQAAPPLEETVSHEPVRLVYLALPGPGGGGGGGGLKQKLPPPKAEREGDHSLASPLPARELPPPAPEPPKVEPPTPLDAKMLPPVMAPVATAPADSRNLEGVMRDTPPLPPSQGPGAGGGAGTGRGTGLGEGDGSGIGDGSGGGMGGGPYRPGSGVEPPRLLREVKATYTDEARRANITGTVDMEITIRRDGSVSDVRILRGLRGGLNERAAAAVRQWRFAPARLKGTPVDVIVEVSVEFTLR; translated from the coding sequence ATGCCCCCGCCCGCCTCCACCGAGTTCTACTCGCTACGCGAGATCGCCCAGGCGGCCGATGTCGCCGAGTCGGTGGTGCTGGACCTGGCGGCACGCGGCAGCCTCCAGACGGCGTCGGGCCTGCAGGACGGCGCGCCCCTCGAGACGCTGGTGTCCGAACGCGCGGCCATCGACGCGGTCAGGGCCTTGAGCGCGGGCGAACCCGTCGGCGACCACGCGCGCTCGGTGCTGGCCGTGGCTCCGACGACGGGGCGGGACACGGGCACGTCCCTGGCCGTTTCGACCGGGCTGCACGGCCTGGTCGTGCTGCTGGCCGCGGCGGTGGCCAGCCTCGGCTGGTCGATGCAGGCGGCGCCTCCGCTCGAAGAAACCGTGTCGCACGAGCCCGTCCGCCTGGTTTACCTGGCGTTGCCCGGGCCTGGAGGCGGCGGGGGCGGCGGCGGCCTGAAACAGAAGCTGCCGCCTCCGAAGGCCGAGCGCGAGGGCGACCACTCCCTCGCCAGCCCCCTTCCAGCCCGCGAGCTCCCTCCCCCGGCCCCCGAGCCGCCCAAGGTCGAACCGCCCACGCCCCTCGACGCCAAGATGCTGCCCCCGGTGATGGCCCCCGTCGCGACGGCGCCGGCCGACTCCCGGAACCTCGAGGGCGTGATGCGCGACACCCCGCCGCTGCCGCCGTCCCAGGGCCCGGGCGCGGGTGGCGGAGCGGGCACCGGCCGGGGGACCGGGCTCGGCGAAGGCGACGGATCAGGCATCGGCGACGGTTCGGGCGGGGGCATGGGCGGCGGCCCGTATCGGCCCGGAAGCGGTGTCGAGCCGCCGCGGCTCCTGCGCGAGGTCAAGGCCACGTACACCGACGAGGCGCGGCGCGCGAACATCACCGGCACGGTGGACATGGAGATCACCATCCGGCGCGACGGCTCGGTGAGCGACGTCCGGATCCTCCGCGGACTCAGGGGCGGCCTGAACGAAAGGGCGGCGGCGGCCGTGCGTCAGTGGCGCTTCGCGCCCGCGAGGCTCAAGGGCACGCCGGTGGACGTGATCGTCGAGGTCTCGGTGGAGTTCACGCTGCGGTAG